The nucleotide window AGAAAAATCTTATGTGTTGATGAGATACCGCATTAAGGAAGAAACTACATTCGCGCGGCTTGACTTTTTTGCTTCAACCATATAAACACGCTAGGACTTTGGAATTCATTTTCATTTCTTTTCGGGGGAATTCGAACGTCATTCAATGGCGGTGGCGGGCATGTGCAAGACAGCTAGTGAAGCCCGTCCAAAAACGGTCACAATCAGAAGCTCCAGGAAGGCGCGAATGAGCAATTTTTCCGGCATGATCATGGTCAGTGATCTGCAAGGAATTTTTTGCGTCTATTGTGGAGTGGGAGGGCACTTGCATGAGTGAAATAAAAGATTCGAATAATGGCGCGCACGGGCATCACGGCCATCACGGCCATCACGGCCAGGCACTGCGAATTGCCCTGGCTGGCAATCCCAACTGCGGTAAAACTACCGTGTTTAACGGCTACACCGGCGCTCGGCAGCATGTGGGCAACTACCCCGGCGTTACCGTTGACAGAAAAGAAGGACATATCGCGGTAAACGGCACGCACGTCACCGTGGTGGACCTGCCCGGCACCTACTCGCTGACTGCGTATTCACAGGAAGAGCTTGTGGCCCGCAAGGAACTTGCCGGCGACAACGTGCAGGCTGTTATTAACGTGGTGGACGCCTCCGCCCTTGAGCGCAATCTGTTGCTCACCGTACAGATGCTCGAAATGGGCACCCCCGTGGTGCTTTCCTGCAACATGATGGATGAAGCGCGCGCTTCTGGCGTGCATATCGATATGGATCGTCTGGGCACCTTGCTGGGCGTTCCCGTGTTGCCGATGGTTGCCCGTACGGGTGAAGGCCTCAAGGAGGCTATGGAAGCCGCTGTCGAGCTGAGCAAAAAGGGCAAGCGCGAGCCTATGCGCATTTCTTACGGCGCAGAGCTTGATGAGACCCTGCTTGAACTTGAAAAGCGCATTGTGGCAGCCAACCTGCTGACTGACCGTTACCTGCCAAGCTGGGTGGCCCTCAAGCTGCTTGAAGGTGACGATGTGGTGCTGCATGAAGCCCGCGCCGCCGATCCCAAAACCACGGACGAACTTGAAGCTCTGCGCAAAAAAATAGCTGACCACACGCGCGCTACGCTTAACGCCAACCTCGAATCGCTTATTACAGACCACCGCTACGGGTACATTCGCAGCATTCTGCGCGACGGCATTTTTGAGCAAGATCCCGGCAAGGACCGTCTTGCCCTTTCCGACAAGCTGGACAAAGTGCTCACCAACGCGCTGTTTGGCCCGCTGATCATGATTGGCGTGCTCTACCTCATGTTCTATGTCACATTTGAGGTGGGCGCATATCCGCAGGGGTGGGTTGAAGACGGCTTTGGTTGGCTTGGTGAATTTTTTGGCGATGTTTTGCCTGACGGCCTTGCCAAATCACTGATTGTTGACGGCATCATTGCCGGTGTGGGTGGCGTAATCAGCTTTGTGCCGCTGATCCTTATCATGTTTGTGCTGATTTCCTTTATGGAAGACAGCGGCTACATGGCCCGCGTGGCCTACATGATGGACCGTATTTTCCGCTTTTTCGGCCTGCACGGCGCTTCGGTCATGCCCTACATCATTTCCGGCGGCATTGCTGGCGGCTGCGCCATCCCCGGCGCTATGGCCACCCGCACCCTGCGCAGCCCCAAAGAAAAACTGGCTACCTTGCTGACGCTGCCCTATATGGCCTGCGGAGCGAAACTTCCGGTCTTTCTGATGCTGGCGGGCGCTTTCTTCCCTGATGATGCCCCCACGGTCATGTTCCTTATCATGCTTGTCGGCTGGGTTATGGCCTTGTTGGTGGCGCGCTTGCTGCGTTCTTCCATCGTCAAGGGCGAAGCGACTCCTTTCGTAATGGAACTGCCCCCCTACCGCCTGCCCACGCTGTTCAGCCTGCTGCTGCATTGCTGGGAACGTGCCTGGATGTACCTCAAGAAGGCTGGTACCGTTCTGGTGGCTATTTCCATCATCATTTGGGCGGGCATGACCTTCCCCAAGATGCCCGAAGAAATGGCCGCGCCTTTTGAACAGAAGATTGAGCAGCTTGAAACCCAGATTGCCGCTTTCCCTGAAGGTGCTGAAGAGCGTGGTCCTCTTGAAGAAGAACTGACCAGCGTGCGCGACGAACTGGGCGAAGAAGAGCTTGCGTATTCCATTGCTGGCCGTCTGGGCAAGGCCATTGAGCCCGCCACACAGCCTGTGGGCTTTGACTGGCGCACGGATATCGCCCTGCTGGCTGGCGTTGCCGCCAAGGAAGCCATCGTGTCCACCCTGGGCACTGCCTACGCCATTGGCGAACAGGACCCTGAAGACGCCGCTCCCCTGGCTGAACGCCTGAAGAGCGACAGCAACTGGTCAAAGGCTACTGCACTTTCGCTCATGCTGTTCGTGCTCATGTACTCTCCCTGCTTTGTGGCTCTTGTGGTCATCAAGCAAGAGGCGGGCAGCTGGGGCTGGCTGATTTTCAGCATGGTCTTCAACACCGCTGTGGCCTATGTGGTCGCTATGGTGGCCTACCAGGTTGGACGATCTGTATGGGGATAGTATAAGGGCTTCGGTTTGCCTTGCCGCCTGACGGCAGCAAATCCCGAAACAGAGCTTTGAGCTTTAGTACATGCCCGTGCCGCGCCTTGACAAAGGGCTTGCGGCACGGGCATTGTTTTATGGATATTGGCATTATGCGTCAGGCGTTTATTTTGAGACTCAGGTCGTGCATTGGGGTGTGTATGGTGATTCGGACTTTTGGCCTCTGCCTTATCCTTTGCCTTCTCTGGGGAATATCCCCGGCTTTTGCCTGGGACGCCTGGGTTATTAGTGTTGAGGACGGCAACACCGTTTCTGTCAGTAAAACGCGTGGCAGCGAAGACGCTGACACCGTGTTGCGCTTTTATGGTATCGACGCGCCTACCTTGAGCCAGCCTTTTGGTCCGGAAGCCCGTCAGCGCCTATCAGAGATTATGGCGCGCGGCACCAAGGTTACGGTAGAGCCGATAGGTGAAAGTGAATCTGGCACCGTAAGCGCGCTTATTCAGGTTGGCGGCGCATCTGTCAATTATCAGCTGGTGGCCGAAGGGTTGGCCTGGGTAGACCGACAAACCTGCCGGGCCATTTTTTGCCGCCGCTGGATGATACAGGAACATCAGGCTGTTGTGGACAGGCGGGGGATCTGGGGCCTGAAAATTGGCACACCCCCCTGGCAGTGGAGCAGATAAAAAACGGAGTACATATGAACGTTACTGGTTCGCAGGAATTGAGGGAATTTCTTGATGGTTGGAAAACCGATCCTCAGAACGCCAAAGCGGCCTTCACGGCATATATGGATTTTCTGGCTGCGCACAGCGGTATGAGTTTTACCTTCAAGGCGCGCCCCGGCGTGAGCTATTCTTTGCGCGCCCGGCACGTTGCTCAGAGCAGACGTGAGCTTTTTGTACTGCTGGATGTGGTTGACGATGAAGCGGATAACCGCTGGCTGTCTGTCTGCTTTTACAACAATATGGTAACGGACGCCGAAGACAAGGGCGATTTTGTGCCCAGCGGCCTGATGGACGAAGACGCCCGCTGCTTTAACCTTGAAGAAGATGACGCCCGTATGCGTGACTATATTATGGCCCGGCTGGCCGAAGCTGCGCGTAACGCCGAAAAGAACGTGGAGTAAATTTGCAGACTGCACATGCCGCGCCCTGCGTGGCCATAGATTTTGAAACTTCCGGGTATGCGGCCCACAGCGCTTGCGCTGTGGGCCTTGCCCGCATTGAAGACGGGCGCGTTGTAGACCAGTTTTACAGCCTTATCTGCCCGCCGTCTTCGCGAGTTATGTTTACAGAAATTCATGGGCTCACCTGGAGCATGTTAAAGAGTGCTCCCAGCTTTATTGAAGTCTGGCCGCAGATGGAAGCGTTCATTACCGGAGCTGATGCGCTGCTGGCGCACAACGCTTCTTTCGACAGGCGCGTATTGCAGGCCTGCTGCCGTGAAGCCGGAACCGACGCCCCTCGCTGCCACTTTCTCTGTACCTTGAAGGGCGCACGGCGCAGCCTTCCCTTGCCTTCAAAGAAGCTCAATCACGTTTGCGAGTATTTTGGCATAGGCCTTGAGCATCACCATGCAGGTTCAGATGCTTCTGCCTGTGCCCAGATATATCTGCACCTGCGTGCATTGGGCGTTACTGACAGTCAGATGCGTCTGTAGCTTCATCGCACAATTCGTTCCCCAAAAGTATGCGCCGTATCCGGCCTTGACCTCGTCAATAAAGTGGCGGCGTTGAGGCCGGATACTTTTTTGAATGAAAAAATTTACTTTAACATAATGTTTTAATTAAATAAATAAATATTGGAATGGGTTTTGCTTTTGACTTGGCAGCAATCCATACGGACTGCAGGAGGCATCATGAAAAGTTTGTTCAGCAGCCAGGTCGGCCTTGTTGGCACGGTCATGAACATGCAGCTTCAACGGCAGAATGTCATTGCGGGCAACTTGGCCAACATTGACACGCCCAACTACAAGCCGCGTGAACTGAGTTTTGAAAAAGAACTCCAGACCGCCCTTGGGCAGGATATGGAAGGCCAGATGAGCCGTACCAACGGGGAACATATTCCTTCAGCCTTTGATCCTGAATCCTTCCGGCCTGAATGGTCGGAGGCTTTCAAACCCAGGCTTATTCACGGTGAAGACCGCGTGAACCTTGATAAGGAAATGGCCAAGCATTCCAAGAACCAGTTACAGTTCACCGCATTGGCCCAAATTCTGACCAAGACTTTTGAAGGCATGCATACCGTCATACAAGACGGCAAGCAGGTTTAAGAAACGCAGATCAGATAATGATCAGCGAATTACCGGCTGTTTTGCTGGAGGTGACAGGTAACTGTTGACCCCAAAAACAGCGCAGGTGGCCTTCACGGATCTTCGAGTATCAGGAGGACGTCATGGATTTCATGACAGCATTTGACATAAGCGCATCGGGCCTTGCGGCTGACCGTACGCGCATCAATACAATCTCGATGAACTTGGCCAATGCCAAGACCACGCGAACCCCTTTGGGTGGCCCTTACCGCAGGCGCAGTGTTGTGCAGCAGACGGCTGACGTGGACGATCCCTTTTCCGTGCATATGCGTTCGGCGCTTGACCGTGCGGTTCAAGGGGTGCGCGTTATGGCTGTGACAATGGACAACCGTCCTTTCAAGCGCGTGTATGAGCCGGGTAACCCCGACGCTAACGCAGAAGGCTATGTGATGTATCCCGACATCAACGTGGTGGAAGAAATGGCCAATCTTATGACGGCCCAGCGTAACTTTGAAGCCAACGTTACGACGGTGGACGCTGTAAAGGGCATGTACGTCAAAGCCCTTGAAATTGGCAAATAGCAATAAAAATATGTTCGTACGCGAAAACGTGCGGAATCAGTGAGCGGAGTCAGGAGAATACCATGAGCATTCAGGCAACAGGCATGCGCGCGTATAGTGAAGCCATGCAGCATTTCAGCAAGGTGTCCGGCAGTTTGCAGCAGGGTTCGGCAGTAAGCGGGCAAACGCTTTTTTCCCGCACGCTGGACCAGAGCCTTGCACGCAGCCAGGTTGATACTGGCGAAAACTTCGGCGCTCAGGTGGACAAGATGCAGTTTCCTGGCACCGCCTCCACCCCGGTGACGCCGGAAAGCAGCTTCACGGGCACGCTCAAAGACTCTCTTAATAAAGTCAATCAGCTGCAAAGCGTGAAAGACCACGCCATCAACGAGTTCGCTTCTGGCCGCACCCAGAATGTGCAGGAACTCATGATCACCATGCAGAAATCCAGTCTTGCTATGAAGCTTACTACCGCTGTGCGCGGCAAGGTGCTGGAAGCCTATAAAGAAAT belongs to Desulfovibrio intestinalis and includes:
- the feoB gene encoding ferrous iron transport protein B, producing MSEIKDSNNGAHGHHGHHGHHGQALRIALAGNPNCGKTTVFNGYTGARQHVGNYPGVTVDRKEGHIAVNGTHVTVVDLPGTYSLTAYSQEELVARKELAGDNVQAVINVVDASALERNLLLTVQMLEMGTPVVLSCNMMDEARASGVHIDMDRLGTLLGVPVLPMVARTGEGLKEAMEAAVELSKKGKREPMRISYGAELDETLLELEKRIVAANLLTDRYLPSWVALKLLEGDDVVLHEARAADPKTTDELEALRKKIADHTRATLNANLESLITDHRYGYIRSILRDGIFEQDPGKDRLALSDKLDKVLTNALFGPLIMIGVLYLMFYVTFEVGAYPQGWVEDGFGWLGEFFGDVLPDGLAKSLIVDGIIAGVGGVISFVPLILIMFVLISFMEDSGYMARVAYMMDRIFRFFGLHGASVMPYIISGGIAGGCAIPGAMATRTLRSPKEKLATLLTLPYMACGAKLPVFLMLAGAFFPDDAPTVMFLIMLVGWVMALLVARLLRSSIVKGEATPFVMELPPYRLPTLFSLLLHCWERAWMYLKKAGTVLVAISIIIWAGMTFPKMPEEMAAPFEQKIEQLETQIAAFPEGAEERGPLEEELTSVRDELGEEELAYSIAGRLGKAIEPATQPVGFDWRTDIALLAGVAAKEAIVSTLGTAYAIGEQDPEDAAPLAERLKSDSNWSKATALSLMLFVLMYSPCFVALVVIKQEAGSWGWLIFSMVFNTAVAYVVAMVAYQVGRSVWG
- the fliE gene encoding flagellar hook-basal body complex protein FliE, with the translated sequence MSIQATGMRAYSEAMQHFSKVSGSLQQGSAVSGQTLFSRTLDQSLARSQVDTGENFGAQVDKMQFPGTASTPVTPESSFTGTLKDSLNKVNQLQSVKDHAINEFASGRTQNVQELMITMQKSSLAMKLTTAVRGKVLEAYKEISKMQF
- the flgC gene encoding flagellar basal body rod protein FlgC gives rise to the protein MDFMTAFDISASGLAADRTRINTISMNLANAKTTRTPLGGPYRRRSVVQQTADVDDPFSVHMRSALDRAVQGVRVMAVTMDNRPFKRVYEPGNPDANAEGYVMYPDINVVEEMANLMTAQRNFEANVTTVDAVKGMYVKALEIGK
- a CDS encoding 3'-5' exonuclease, which codes for MQTAHAAPCVAIDFETSGYAAHSACAVGLARIEDGRVVDQFYSLICPPSSRVMFTEIHGLTWSMLKSAPSFIEVWPQMEAFITGADALLAHNASFDRRVLQACCREAGTDAPRCHFLCTLKGARRSLPLPSKKLNHVCEYFGIGLEHHHAGSDASACAQIYLHLRALGVTDSQMRL
- a CDS encoding thermonuclease family protein, which encodes MVIRTFGLCLILCLLWGISPAFAWDAWVISVEDGNTVSVSKTRGSEDADTVLRFYGIDAPTLSQPFGPEARQRLSEIMARGTKVTVEPIGESESGTVSALIQVGGASVNYQLVAEGLAWVDRQTCRAIFCRRWMIQEHQAVVDRRGIWGLKIGTPPWQWSR
- the flgB gene encoding flagellar basal body rod protein FlgB, whose protein sequence is MKSLFSSQVGLVGTVMNMQLQRQNVIAGNLANIDTPNYKPRELSFEKELQTALGQDMEGQMSRTNGEHIPSAFDPESFRPEWSEAFKPRLIHGEDRVNLDKEMAKHSKNQLQFTALAQILTKTFEGMHTVIQDGKQV